From Gemmatimonadaceae bacterium, the proteins below share one genomic window:
- a CDS encoding insulinase family protein gives MSGSPRPEAAAVRPYQFPAVHRHRLGNGLRVVVAPMQRLPLVTAMALVDAGAVEDPVGAEGLAALTARTLDEGSGSLDGAALTELFESLGTAFEASADWDSSVARITVMPQHLDSAFARFAEVLRAPSFPDRDVARRRDERLDDLAQALAEPRGLADMRFVGFLYEPTARFAHPAGGDRRSVSLLDRDGVRSFHATRYRPAVTTLVFVGDITPEDALRLAESRFGDWQGAPAAPTAAAADAVRRGRRSVLVAKPGAPQSELRIGHRGVPRGHPDYLAIVVMNAILGGLFSSRINLNLRERNAFTYGASSGFDWRRAAGPFVVSTAVQSDVTDRAVQEVLRELDAIRESPPTANELSLATDYLAGVFPIRYETTAAVAGAIGGAIVYGLPDNWFETYRDRVQAVTAADVHAAARAVIDPGQLLVLAVGDADAVSKPLESIEHGALKVVMATDDPTETGTA, from the coding sequence GTGAGTGGCTCCCCGCGACCCGAGGCCGCAGCGGTGCGGCCGTACCAGTTCCCGGCAGTCCATCGCCACCGGTTGGGGAACGGCCTGCGCGTGGTCGTCGCCCCGATGCAGCGCCTGCCGCTCGTGACGGCGATGGCGCTGGTGGATGCCGGCGCCGTGGAGGATCCCGTGGGCGCCGAGGGGCTGGCGGCGCTCACGGCGCGCACGCTCGACGAAGGCAGCGGATCGCTGGACGGCGCCGCCCTCACGGAACTCTTCGAGTCCTTGGGCACGGCGTTCGAGGCCTCCGCGGACTGGGACAGCAGCGTGGCGCGCATCACGGTGATGCCGCAGCACCTCGATAGCGCCTTCGCCCGGTTCGCTGAGGTGCTGCGCGCACCGAGTTTCCCGGATCGGGATGTGGCGCGGCGGCGCGACGAGCGCCTAGATGATTTGGCGCAGGCGCTCGCCGAACCGCGCGGCCTCGCGGATATGCGCTTTGTTGGGTTCCTCTACGAACCGACTGCGCGGTTCGCACATCCTGCCGGCGGTGACCGACGCAGCGTGTCGCTCCTTGATCGCGACGGCGTGCGGAGTTTCCACGCCACGCGCTATCGGCCGGCGGTGACGACGCTTGTATTTGTCGGCGACATCACGCCGGAGGATGCACTGCGCCTCGCGGAGTCCCGATTCGGCGACTGGCAGGGCGCGCCAGCGGCACCCACGGCGGCTGCGGCGGACGCCGTGCGCAGGGGTCGACGCAGCGTACTCGTGGCAAAGCCTGGCGCGCCGCAGTCGGAGCTGCGCATCGGGCATCGCGGCGTGCCGCGCGGCCACCCGGACTACCTAGCGATCGTCGTGATGAATGCGATCTTGGGCGGCCTGTTCTCGTCGCGCATAAATCTCAATCTTCGCGAGCGCAACGCGTTCACGTACGGCGCGTCGTCGGGCTTCGATTGGCGCCGCGCGGCCGGTCCCTTCGTCGTGAGCACGGCGGTGCAGAGCGACGTGACGGACCGGGCCGTGCAGGAGGTGCTGCGCGAGCTGGACGCGATTCGCGAGTCGCCACCGACGGCGAACGAGCTCAGTCTCGCCACCGACTATCTCGCCGGCGTGTTTCCCATTCGCTATGAGACGACCGCCGCGGTGGCCGGCGCCATTGGCGGTGCGATCGTCTACGGACTGCCGGACAATTGGTTCGAGACCTATCGCGACCGCGTGCAGGCGGTGACAGCGGCGGATGTGCACGCGGCTGCGCGTGCGGTGATCGATCCCGGCCAACTGTTGGTGCTGGCGGTGGGTGACGCCGACGCCGTGTCCAAACCGCTGGAGTCCATCGAGCACGGAGCGCTAAAGGTTGTCATGGCTACCGACGATCCGACGGAGACCGGCACGGCGTGA
- a CDS encoding insulinase family protein, producing the protein MTAGALHIPIVEHRLANGLRVILSEDHATPIVAVNLWYHVGSANERVGRTGFAHLFEHMLFQGSANVGANEHFELIQRAGGTCNGSTWLDRTNYYETVPAHQLELALWLEADRMARLLPAMTQEKLDTQRDVVKNERRWSVDNQPYGTWWERLPALCFPPEHPFHHSLIGSMDDLSAASLDDVAAFFRTFYTPDNAVLSIVGDFEATSAMAMVERHFGGISRGAGRPELPPMALPARFGSWRRETVEDDVAAVRSFLAFRVPPAGSDAWYALSLLGAVLGMGEAARLPRALVREQAVASDAGAYTFDLAKGSDLLICDVTARPGVSAEAIGAALEAEIERLRASGVSEPERARALALAKSGWVAGLQSAGSRADKLSQYATYFGDAQLVNEELARYEAVSCAAMHEAAQSLLGEDNRVTLTFVPRSVDQAKADGSGPGAAATQATGGSA; encoded by the coding sequence GTGACCGCGGGCGCGCTGCACATCCCCATCGTGGAGCATCGGCTGGCGAACGGGCTGCGCGTGATCCTCTCGGAGGACCACGCCACGCCGATCGTGGCCGTGAACCTCTGGTACCACGTCGGATCGGCAAACGAGCGGGTGGGGCGCACGGGCTTCGCGCACCTATTTGAGCATATGCTCTTCCAGGGCAGCGCGAACGTAGGGGCGAACGAACACTTCGAGCTCATCCAGCGTGCGGGCGGCACCTGCAACGGCAGCACGTGGTTGGATCGCACGAACTACTACGAGACCGTGCCCGCCCATCAGCTCGAGCTGGCCCTCTGGCTCGAGGCCGACCGGATGGCACGCCTGCTGCCGGCAATGACGCAGGAGAAGCTCGACACGCAGCGCGACGTGGTGAAGAACGAGCGGCGCTGGTCGGTGGACAACCAGCCCTACGGCACCTGGTGGGAGCGATTGCCTGCGCTGTGCTTCCCACCGGAGCATCCCTTTCACCACTCGCTGATCGGGTCGATGGACGACCTGTCAGCGGCGAGCCTCGACGATGTCGCGGCGTTCTTCCGCACGTTCTACACGCCGGACAATGCTGTGCTGAGCATCGTGGGCGACTTCGAAGCGACGTCTGCGATGGCGATGGTCGAGCGGCACTTCGGCGGCATCTCGCGCGGTGCCGGGCGGCCTGAGCTTCCGCCGATGGCGCTACCGGCACGTTTCGGATCCTGGCGCCGCGAGACGGTGGAGGACGACGTGGCCGCCGTGCGCAGCTTCCTGGCGTTCCGTGTCCCGCCGGCAGGCAGCGACGCGTGGTACGCGCTCAGTCTGCTGGGCGCGGTGCTCGGCATGGGCGAGGCGGCGCGACTGCCCCGGGCCTTGGTTCGCGAACAGGCGGTGGCATCGGATGCTGGCGCCTACACCTTCGACCTCGCAAAGGGCAGCGACCTGCTCATCTGCGATGTGACGGCGCGGCCGGGCGTGTCGGCGGAGGCGATTGGCGCGGCCCTCGAGGCGGAGATCGAGCGTCTGCGCGCGTCGGGGGTGTCCGAGCCGGAACGCGCCCGTGCGCTGGCGCTGGCCAAGAGCGGCTGGGTGGCCGGCTTGCAGTCGGCGGGGTCGCGTGCCGATAAATTATCGCAGTACGCTACTTATTTCGGCGATGCCCAGTTGGTGAACGAGGAGCTGGCGCGCTACGAGGCCGTCAGTTGCGCGGCGATGCACGAGGCCGCGCAGTCGCTGCTTGGCGAGGACAACCGCGTGACGCTGACCTTCGTGCCGCGCAGCGTCGACCAGGCGAAGGCCGACGGGTCGGGTCCCGGTGCGGCGGCAACCCAGGCAACCGGCGGGTCGGCGTGA
- a CDS encoding YdcF family protein, with product MSPRTAWSIRRRVVLTLGGVLCLGWMASAVAVLRAATHDQAVGDDARSDAIVVLGAAQYRGRPSPVLRARLDHAVGLYARGLAPRIVMTGGIAEGDTASEAMVARAYALEAGVPDSAILLENEGRTTGQSLERVARLLEARRLGSVILVSDPFHVLRAGRIARRYGLEVRTSPTRTDDAWQRVGRQPGYFFGETVKAPLAFILNW from the coding sequence ATGTCGCCGCGCACTGCCTGGTCGATTCGCCGTCGAGTGGTTCTCACGCTCGGCGGCGTGCTTTGTCTGGGCTGGATGGCGTCGGCGGTGGCTGTGCTTCGTGCGGCCACACACGACCAGGCGGTTGGCGACGATGCTCGGTCGGATGCGATCGTCGTGCTGGGCGCGGCGCAGTATCGAGGACGTCCATCTCCGGTCCTGCGCGCACGCCTGGATCACGCCGTTGGGCTGTATGCGCGTGGCCTGGCGCCCCGCATCGTGATGACGGGCGGGATCGCCGAGGGAGATACGGCGTCCGAAGCCATGGTCGCGCGGGCGTACGCCCTCGAGGCCGGCGTTCCCGACTCGGCGATTCTGCTGGAGAACGAGGGGCGCACCACCGGGCAGAGCCTGGAGCGCGTGGCGCGACTCCTCGAGGCGCGCCGTCTGGGCTCGGTGATTCTCGTCTCGGATCCGTTCCACGTCCTGCGCGCGGGGCGCATCGCCCGTCGGTACGGACTTGAGGTTCGAACCTCGCCGACCCGCACCGACGATGCCTGGCAACGCGTGGGTCGGCAGCCCGGCTACTTCTTTGGCGAGACGGTGAAGGCACCGCTGGCCTTCATCCTGAATTGGTAG
- a CDS encoding TetR/AcrR family transcriptional regulator yields MSRADARAKILEGAITLGASQGVGALSLQGIATAAGVSKPLVLYHFGDKDGVLRALGDALVASDVAQLENAAASDDVLESWRSLARSAEHSGRRALLAALQLEAAVQPAAGGWRQARLAQATAVALTILRSAGLTPRHAPTLLGTMVLHQLDGLAVSAKAGEMALDASDARQDAFALALLALGD; encoded by the coding sequence ATGTCACGCGCTGATGCGCGCGCCAAGATTCTCGAGGGCGCCATCACCCTCGGTGCGTCGCAAGGCGTCGGCGCGCTGAGCCTCCAGGGCATTGCGACGGCAGCCGGAGTCAGCAAGCCGTTGGTGCTCTATCACTTCGGCGACAAGGACGGCGTGTTGCGCGCCCTTGGCGATGCTTTGGTCGCGTCGGACGTGGCGCAGCTGGAGAACGCCGCGGCATCCGATGACGTGCTCGAGTCGTGGCGGTCGCTTGCGCGCAGCGCGGAGCACTCTGGGCGTCGGGCGTTGTTGGCCGCACTTCAGCTTGAAGCCGCCGTTCAGCCGGCTGCGGGTGGGTGGCGCCAGGCGCGCCTCGCCCAAGCGACCGCCGTCGCGCTGACGATCCTCCGAAGCGCGGGACTCACGCCGCGCCACGCGCCGACGCTGCTCGGCACGATGGTGTTGCATCAGCTTGATGGACTCGCCGTGTCAGCGAAGGCCGGTGAGATGGCCCTCGACGCATCGGACGCCCGACAGGACGCGTTCGCCCTGGCCCTACTGGCCCTCGGCGACTGA
- a CDS encoding MBL fold metallo-hydrolase yields MRLQFVGAAREVTGSAHLLHVHGRTILLDCGLFQGRRAESTAKNRKLPYAVDRIDAVVLSHAHIDHAGRLPFLVKEGYRGAIHSTVATRDLCEVMLADSAHIQEKDADFLARHRKERIEPLYDLRDVSTTITQMRPHRYHDRFEVIPGVTGRYVDAGHILGSASVELEWEEDGATRRLGFSGDVGREGLAIIRDPEPLERLDWMIMESTYGDRDHSSVAGAREALGKIVSETAARGGRVLIPAFAVGRTQELLYNLHALVRAGQIPRIPIVIDSPLATEATAVFRENAGDFDTSEPLVRSTNGNGDALFDFDLVQFTPNVEDSKAMMRRSGPMIVIAASGMCESGRILHHLAHSAPDPRSTILIVGFQAEHTLGRRIVERAPQLKIFGEMVTRRADVQVLNGYSAHADRGELEGWLGAARESSPKLQDVFLVHGEPKAQDALAERLQALGYAVSCPTPGSNVTR; encoded by the coding sequence GTGCGGCTCCAGTTCGTGGGGGCAGCCCGTGAGGTGACGGGGTCAGCGCACCTGCTCCACGTCCACGGCCGGACGATTCTCCTGGACTGCGGCCTGTTCCAGGGACGCCGAGCGGAGTCGACGGCCAAGAACCGGAAGCTTCCGTACGCCGTGGACCGGATCGATGCCGTGGTGCTCTCGCACGCGCACATCGACCACGCCGGGCGACTGCCGTTTCTCGTGAAGGAGGGCTATCGCGGCGCCATCCACAGCACCGTGGCCACGCGCGACCTTTGCGAGGTGATGCTGGCCGACTCCGCCCACATCCAGGAGAAGGACGCGGACTTCCTGGCGCGGCACCGGAAGGAGCGCATCGAGCCGCTCTACGACCTGCGCGACGTCTCGACCACCATCACGCAGATGCGTCCGCATCGGTATCACGACCGCTTCGAGGTGATCCCGGGCGTGACCGGCCGCTACGTGGACGCCGGGCACATCCTCGGGTCCGCGTCCGTGGAGTTGGAGTGGGAGGAGGACGGCGCGACCCGCCGGCTCGGCTTCAGCGGCGACGTCGGGCGCGAAGGCCTCGCCATCATCCGCGACCCGGAGCCGCTGGAGCGGCTCGACTGGATGATCATGGAGTCGACCTACGGCGACCGCGACCACAGCAGCGTCGCTGGCGCGCGCGAGGCGTTGGGAAAGATCGTGAGTGAGACGGCAGCGCGCGGAGGACGCGTGCTCATCCCGGCCTTCGCCGTCGGGCGCACACAGGAACTCCTCTACAACCTCCACGCACTGGTTCGCGCGGGGCAGATTCCGCGCATTCCGATCGTCATCGACAGCCCCTTGGCCACGGAAGCCACGGCGGTGTTTCGCGAGAACGCCGGCGACTTCGACACCAGCGAGCCCTTGGTGCGGAGCACCAACGGCAACGGCGACGCGTTGTTCGACTTCGACCTCGTGCAGTTCACGCCGAACGTCGAGGATTCCAAGGCGATGATGCGGCGCAGCGGGCCGATGATCGTGATTGCTGCCTCGGGGATGTGTGAGTCGGGACGCATCCTGCACCACTTGGCCCACAGCGCGCCGGACCCCCGCTCGACGATCCTCATTGTCGGCTTCCAGGCCGAGCACACGCTCGGTCGCCGCATCGTGGAACGCGCCCCGCAGCTAAAGATCTTCGGGGAGATGGTGACGCGTCGCGCGGACGTGCAGGTGCTCAACGGCTACAGCGCGCACGCCGACCGTGGGGAGCTCGAGGGCTGGCTTGGCGCCGCACGCGAGAGCTCGCCCAAGCTGCAGGACGTCTTCTTGGTCCACGGCGAGCCGAAGGCGCAGGACGCGCTTGCCGAGCGGCTGCAGGCGCTCGGGTACGCCGTGAGCTGTCCAACGCCCGGATCCAATGTCACGCGCTGA
- the upp gene encoding uracil phosphoribosyltransferase, producing the protein MPTTPALPGLTVVSHPLVQHKLALLRDQATPTKIFKELVDEIAMLMAYEATADLPLGPVSVDTPLESMTGYKVAGKKLTLVPILRAGLGMVEGILRLVPNARVGHIGLYRDHDTLEPVDYYFKVPGDAAERDFFLLDPMLATGGSAASAVASLKRAGATRIKFLCLVAAPEGVKRLHAAHPDVPIFAAALDRELNANGYILPGLGDAGDRLFGTR; encoded by the coding sequence ATGCCGACCACCCCCGCGCTGCCCGGCCTCACCGTCGTCTCGCACCCCCTGGTGCAACACAAGCTCGCGCTGCTGCGCGACCAGGCGACGCCCACCAAGATCTTCAAGGAGCTGGTGGACGAGATTGCGATGCTGATGGCCTACGAGGCCACGGCCGATCTGCCGCTCGGCCCCGTCTCGGTGGACACGCCGCTGGAGTCGATGACCGGCTACAAGGTCGCGGGGAAGAAGCTGACGCTGGTGCCGATCCTGCGCGCTGGGCTCGGAATGGTCGAAGGCATTCTTCGCCTCGTGCCGAACGCGCGCGTCGGGCATATCGGTCTGTACCGCGACCACGACACGCTCGAGCCGGTGGACTACTACTTCAAGGTCCCGGGCGACGCCGCCGAGCGTGATTTCTTCCTGTTGGATCCGATGCTCGCCACCGGCGGCAGTGCGGCAAGCGCCGTCGCATCACTCAAGCGTGCGGGCGCGACGCGCATCAAGTTCCTCTGTCTCGTCGCCGCTCCGGAAGGCGTGAAGCGGTTGCACGCCGCGCATCCGGACGTGCCGATCTTCGCCGCCGCGCTCGATCGCGAGCTCAACGCGAACGGTTACATCCTCCCTGGCCTCGGCGACGCCGGCGATCGGTTGTTCGGGACACGATAG
- the mnmE gene encoding tRNA uridine-5-carboxymethylaminomethyl(34) synthesis GTPase MnmE — translation MRGDTIVAQATAAGRAAVALIRLSGPDARGIAARIGVSGDLVPRRATRVRLHDCDDASTALDDALVTLFVAPHSFTGENLIEFGVHGGSYVAQALLGALMAAGARPALAGEFTERAVRHGKLDLLQAEAVADLIDARSRATHRAALRQLSGALSRRLLALREALIAVEALIAYDLDFPEEDDGPQPRARAVSAAAEVLAALDALGATLPASELGRDGVAVVLAGAPNAGKSSLLNVLVGDARAIVSEVPGTTRDAIEVLVDAHPYPWRLVDTAGLRSSDDAVERLGLEVSARWLARAQIVLVCGEDATALAVAERAVAQQLSAGANNSAAGAEHSPQLVVVRTKADLASDATPTPPHAVEVSALTGEGLDALRAAITAAVQQAYPEPPEDQPMVTRARHAAAIAAAREEVAAFRDAWAADVLPAPVAATHLRAAIHALDELTGAIDVDEVLERVFRAFCVGK, via the coding sequence ATGCGCGGCGACACGATCGTCGCGCAGGCGACGGCGGCGGGCCGTGCCGCCGTCGCCCTCATACGGCTGAGTGGTCCCGATGCGCGCGGCATTGCCGCGCGCATCGGCGTTTCAGGGGATCTCGTGCCGCGACGCGCGACGCGCGTCCGGCTGCACGACTGCGATGACGCCAGCACGGCGCTCGACGACGCGCTGGTGACGCTCTTTGTGGCGCCGCACTCGTTCACGGGCGAGAATCTCATCGAGTTCGGTGTGCACGGCGGCAGCTACGTGGCCCAGGCGCTGCTCGGGGCATTGATGGCCGCCGGCGCGCGGCCCGCACTGGCCGGCGAGTTCACCGAGCGCGCCGTGCGTCACGGCAAGCTCGACCTCCTGCAGGCGGAGGCGGTGGCCGACTTGATCGACGCACGCTCGCGGGCCACGCACCGCGCCGCGCTGCGCCAGCTCTCGGGCGCGCTGTCGCGCCGGCTGCTCGCGCTGCGCGAGGCGTTGATCGCCGTCGAGGCGTTGATTGCCTACGACCTCGACTTTCCCGAGGAGGACGACGGCCCGCAGCCGCGCGCACGCGCGGTGTCGGCGGCCGCGGAGGTGTTGGCCGCCCTCGACGCTCTCGGCGCGACCCTGCCAGCCAGCGAGCTTGGCCGCGACGGCGTGGCGGTGGTGCTCGCGGGCGCGCCGAACGCCGGCAAGTCGTCGCTGCTCAACGTGCTCGTGGGCGATGCGCGCGCAATCGTGAGCGAGGTGCCCGGGACCACGCGTGATGCCATCGAGGTGCTGGTGGATGCGCATCCGTACCCCTGGCGGCTCGTGGACACCGCGGGGCTGCGCAGTAGCGATGATGCGGTCGAGCGGCTGGGGCTCGAGGTCAGCGCGCGCTGGTTGGCGCGGGCGCAGATTGTCCTGGTCTGCGGCGAGGACGCCACCGCCTTGGCGGTAGCCGAGCGTGCCGTGGCACAACAACTCTCGGCGGGCGCGAACAACTCCGCGGCCGGCGCCGAGCATTCGCCACAATTGGTCGTGGTGCGCACCAAGGCCGACCTCGCCAGCGACGCGACGCCGACGCCTCCGCACGCGGTAGAGGTCAGCGCGCTGACGGGCGAAGGCCTGGACGCGCTACGTGCCGCCATCACGGCGGCGGTGCAGCAAGCCTATCCAGAACCGCCAGAAGATCAGCCGATGGTGACGCGTGCCCGACACGCCGCGGCAATTGCCGCCGCACGTGAGGAGGTCGCGGCCTTCCGCGATGCCTGGGCTGCCGATGTCCTGCCGGCGCCCGTTGCCGCCACGCACCTGCGCGCGGCCATCCACGCACTCGACGAGCTCACTGGCGCGATCGACGTGGACGAGGTGCTGGAGCGGGTGTTCCGGGCGTTTTGTGTAGGGAAGTAG
- the yidC gene encoding membrane protein insertase YidC, with protein sequence MDKRFFLALLLTGAVVIATPLIFRQPVPPPTAIASLEGGDTLPVATAPTPAGGDAAPATASAAAATPTMGPAANTAASAPAVVAETLTLANDLATYRFSTLGARFLGAELPRFDKLGEDNGTVQLEHGAEPMLAFRLIAGGDTIALDRIAFRSMRETSEAGERLVFDASLGAASTLRIAYTLAPDNYLTQVTVTASGLAQPAFLLSDLPTGFTSQEADTQEDARHLAYAFKPQSSGAERVDFRKPDPGERLLRSGPHTWVVAKSKYFLVGLLAPSTEGSPLAELHVTGAVRVNKIAMRATGTVVSPLANGSVAYELYAGPQEWERMVAMGRDFENANPYGGWISGVVQPFATIVMRILLWMKRTLNVEYGWILVLFGVAIRLMMWPLNTRMMRSQMAMQRVAPLIQEAQNKHKGDPERQREAVMKVYADAGVSPFSAFSGCLPMLIPMPILFALFFVFQNTIEFRGVPFLWLADISLKDPFYILPLAMGLSMYALSWVGMRNVPPNPQTKMMSYLMPVILTVALLNFASGLNLYYTVQNLAALPQQWLIANERAKNAAPQPVAAAKGGGRSRKS encoded by the coding sequence ATGGATAAGCGTTTCTTCCTGGCCCTGTTGCTGACCGGCGCCGTTGTCATCGCCACGCCGCTGATCTTCCGGCAGCCCGTGCCACCCCCCACCGCGATCGCGTCGCTCGAGGGTGGAGACACCCTTCCGGTCGCGACGGCACCGACGCCTGCCGGTGGCGATGCCGCGCCCGCCACCGCCAGTGCCGCCGCCGCGACCCCAACGATGGGACCAGCCGCGAACACCGCCGCGAGCGCACCGGCCGTCGTGGCGGAGACGCTGACGCTCGCCAACGACCTCGCGACCTATCGTTTCAGCACACTCGGCGCGCGCTTCCTTGGCGCGGAACTGCCGCGCTTCGACAAGCTCGGCGAGGACAACGGCACGGTGCAGCTGGAGCACGGCGCTGAGCCGATGCTCGCGTTCCGCCTGATCGCCGGCGGCGACACCATCGCCCTCGACCGCATCGCGTTCCGTTCGATGCGTGAGACGAGCGAGGCCGGCGAGCGCCTGGTGTTCGACGCCTCGCTGGGGGCGGCGTCCACGCTGCGCATCGCGTACACGCTGGCACCGGACAACTACCTCACCCAAGTGACGGTCACGGCGAGCGGCCTGGCGCAGCCGGCGTTCCTGCTCTCCGACCTGCCGACCGGGTTCACGTCGCAGGAAGCCGACACGCAGGAGGACGCCCGACACCTCGCCTACGCGTTCAAGCCGCAGTCGTCGGGCGCCGAGCGCGTGGACTTCCGCAAGCCCGATCCGGGCGAGCGGCTGTTGCGGAGCGGGCCGCACACCTGGGTCGTGGCGAAGAGCAAGTATTTCCTCGTCGGCCTGCTGGCACCGTCCACGGAAGGCTCGCCGCTGGCGGAGCTGCACGTGACCGGCGCCGTGCGCGTGAACAAGATCGCGATGCGCGCGACGGGTACGGTGGTCTCCCCCCTCGCGAACGGCAGCGTCGCCTACGAGCTCTACGCCGGTCCACAGGAGTGGGAACGGATGGTGGCGATGGGTCGCGACTTCGAGAACGCGAACCCGTATGGCGGCTGGATCAGCGGCGTCGTGCAGCCCTTCGCGACCATCGTGATGCGCATCCTGCTCTGGATGAAGCGTACGCTCAACGTCGAGTACGGCTGGATCCTTGTGCTCTTCGGTGTGGCCATCCGCTTGATGATGTGGCCACTCAACACGCGCATGATGCGCTCGCAGATGGCGATGCAGCGTGTGGCGCCACTGATCCAGGAAGCGCAGAACAAGCACAAGGGCGATCCGGAGAGGCAGCGCGAGGCCGTGATGAAGGTCTACGCGGACGCCGGCGTGAGCCCCTTCTCGGCGTTCTCGGGTTGCCTGCCGATGCTGATTCCGATGCCGATCCTCTTTGCGCTGTTCTTCGTGTTCCAGAACACGATCGAGTTCCGCGGCGTGCCCTTCCTGTGGCTGGCGGACATCTCGCTCAAGGATCCGTTCTACATCCTGCCGCTGGCAATGGGCCTCTCGATGTACGCGCTCTCGTGGGTCGGAATGCGCAACGTGCCGCCGAACCCGCAGACGAAGATGATGTCGTACCTGATGCCGGTCATCCTGACGGTGGCGCTGCTCAACTTCGCCTCGGGCCTCAACCTCTACTACACGGTGCAGAACCTGGCCGCGTTGCCGCAGCAGTGGCTGATCGCCAACGAGCGCGCGAAGAACGCAGCGCCCCAGCCGGTGGCCGCGGCGAAGGGTGGAGGCCGGTCGCGGAAGTCCTGA
- the yidD gene encoding membrane protein insertion efficiency factor YidD gives MKTLLVLFVRAYQAVLSPLLPAACRYHPTCSHYAIEALEKHGALRGSWLAAKRIARCHPFRPGGFDPVPDPPSPRPTTSRDG, from the coding sequence GTGAAGACGCTGCTTGTGCTGTTCGTCCGCGCGTACCAGGCGGTGCTCTCGCCCCTGCTGCCCGCGGCCTGTCGTTATCATCCGACGTGTTCGCACTACGCGATCGAGGCGCTCGAGAAACACGGGGCGCTGCGCGGTTCGTGGCTCGCCGCGAAGCGCATCGCCCGCTGCCATCCGTTCCGGCCGGGGGGCTTTGACCCCGTGCCCGACCCGCCGTCCCCACGCCCGACCACCAGTCGAGATGGATAA